The nucleotide sequence GGTGCGTCCGCGAACCGGCCTGTTGGGCGCAGTCGGCATGACCCGATCGCCACGTGCAGGTTGCTGCAAGGTGTGTGTGGCGCGTTTCTTGTCCTGGTCGGCCGTGCTACCGGCGGCTGGCTCGGCGGCTCATCGGTCCGCGGCCGCGTGTACCGCGCGCTGGATGCGTTGCGCGGCCTCGCCGGCGATGGGCGCGATGTCGGCGTTGTCGGCCAGCGCGAGCATGGCGTTGGGGTCGGCGGCGATGATCTCGCTGCCGCCCTGCGGGTGGGTGCGGACCACGACGTTGCACGGCAGCAGGCTGCCGATCGCCGCGTCGACCTCGAGTGCCCGGTGCGCCAACGGGGGGTTGCACGCACCGAGGATGATGTACGGGGCCACGTCGACGTCGAGCTTGTCGCGCAGCGTCGCCTTGACGTCGATCTCGGTGAGCACACCGAAGCCTTCATCCTGCAGTGCGTCACGGACCCGCTGCTCGGCCGTCTCGACATCCGCATCGACGCGGGCGCGGATGGTGTACCGGTCGGTCTGCACATCGGTCACGACGATTCCCTTCCTCAGTCGGTCGTTGTGCGCCACGGTGCCCGGAACAGGTCAAGACAGGCCACCGCACACGCTCAAGATCACATCAATCCCGTGCGTTGGAGGTCCGCACGGCGGCCCCAGCAGGGTAGGCATCACGCGACAATGGTCGCCATGACGACACCAACGGCGACG is from Euzebyales bacterium and encodes:
- a CDS encoding DUF302 domain-containing protein gives rise to the protein MTDVQTDRYTIRARVDADVETAEQRVRDALQDEGFGVLTEIDVKATLRDKLDVDVAPYIILGACNPPLAHRALEVDAAIGSLLPCNVVVRTHPQGGSEIIAADPNAMLALADNADIAPIAGEAAQRIQRAVHAAADR